The sequence TTGCAAAGCTCGCACCGCGCCAACGCCATCGATCAGCCCTAAGAGGTCGCCTAAGTTGGCAGCCTTACTTCCTCTGTCTGTTAAGGTCGGCTTCAGCCTTCTTCAGCTCGGCGTCGTATTCCGCCCATTCTTTTGAACCTGGCCGGCTCTTGTCTCTGGCTTCGCGCCACGCGGTCACGGTCTCTGTGTGAGATTGATCTGGCATTGAAAGGGGCCTCCGACCCAGACCTAATGACGCCCCCTCCGAAATTCAACCTAAGATATTAGAGACGGTTAGGCACTGGCACCAAGATCAGATTGCGAATGAGAACAAAAGTGGCACAATGGTTCGATGCCGGCTTACACTACTTATTTTCCTTCCGATCCCAACCGCCTGGAAGCGGCTGCCGATGAAGTCATAGCGGCTTGCGGCGGGGATGCACGGGAGGCTGTTAAGGCGCTGATCGTCGCAAATGAGTTCTTGGAGCGGCGCCTCGAAGAGCTTGCTTCACCTGGATACGCGCGCGGGCGAGTGCTGCCGCGTGATCGGAAAGATTCGTATGACTAGCGGCGTAGCCAATGAGCTGCGCCCCCGAAAAAAGGTGAAAGGAAGCTAGCCGAAATTCATCCGACCTTGTGCAAAGAATTTCGATGCGTCATCTAGGCGCCTATAAAGAGACAGCACTATCTTCGCAAAGGCCAATGGATTCCCCTCAGTAAGGGATTTGCTGATATCGATATTGGGCAAGCTCATTTTCTCTGCCAATGAAGTTGCAGTACCATCGATATAGGCGAACGAAACATCGGCAGGTAAGAAATCTTCCGCTGCCATCGCCAGATACCTGCGCTTAGAAAGAAAGTCATAAAAGTCCGAATAAAGCTTGCGTAGTACAATTCGGTTTTCCAAGAACGACTTTATTATCGATTTCGTCTCAAGAAACGTTTCAGCGTCACCATTAACGTTCACGTAGCCAGGCGACTCATACTTGATTTTGTCCATTCGGAGCCGTTCACTCCTTGGCACGACAGCGGGCAACATTCCGTAGAAATGCACGTAGCTAAAACCACCTTTAAACGGTGTATGTACGAAGGTCTTTTTGATCGCTTTCTTCTTCTCTAGGTCAACCGTTTCGTCGGTAAACGAATGGCTTGCGGACAAAAAATAGTACACGTCTGAATACTTACTATAGAACTCGCCAAAGTCCGGCATATCCCATTCCCCATCCACGGTCAGCATTTGCTCGTCTCGGGGATTTTCGGATTCTGGATCATCTTCCGTGTGACTGGTACAAAAGAAGCGTGGCGACGGCAGCCACTCCTCCGGGATGTTTTCCTCAAATGGCACCATCATGACTTTGTTATCAGTCATTTTCATCAGATCGAATGTAAATTCAGCTCGGGTCGCTGGGTATGTAAACAAATAACGCAGATCAACATGCCCATCCATGTAGGCATCTAGGTCGCGGGGCGATACCGTAGTCGCAATGAATTGAGCCTCCTCAGTTTTGGAGGGTAAGCGTTTCTCCAATTATCGAAGGCGGTGTCAATCTCAGAATCTATCCTGATCAAATCCCAGACAACAAAGAGCGCGTCGAACAGTTTCGAGGTTTTCTCTCTGGTTTGGCTAGTTCGCCGCCATTTCGAGAACGAAAGATACAAATCAAGCGAGAGAACATTGCTGACGTTGACTCCAAGCAGAACGTCATTCTGCAATGTTTAGATGTTGTCCTCGGCGCCATCAATTTTCGACTTGACATCGCCCAGCGGCAAACGCCGAGGCAGCCGCACCAAAGCGAAGGATCGAGTTTACCGACACATCCTGCGTCGCATCCAGGACATCTATCCCAATTTCAACATTGGGATATCGACCGGACAACCGACCGAAGATTGTCGCTGGACTCATCCATATCGGCATTGGCTGTTCACGCCAGCAGAACGAATTGTGCTGCCTGGTAGCAAGCGAACAAAGAGGAAGAAGGGAACCCCGTAGCCGCTACATGAGTATCCCGCGTGGAACGCAGGACTTCGCGTCGTACAGGGCCCCCAAAGATTTTGCGGGGAGCCGAATCGGCAAACCGCAGATTCTTCGAAGCGTCGGTTGTCAATATATAGTAGCACGAGATCGAATAACCACCCAGACCTTAGTACTTTCCCCGCGCATTTTTACTTGCCCGCCAAGACAAGGCCATCACAGCCGGATCCCGTCGGGCTTGAAATAATCTGACAAGGCGAAGACATCAGTGCGGGAGCGCGGATATGCCATTTAGGAGAACCACACCATTGACCCGATCGCTGGCGCTGCGGCTTCCTGATACAGCAGACGGACAGGCGTGGATCAACCAGTTCGACGCGCTGGATCGCGAACTGGCTCGGCAACTACTGGAGTCGCTCGTGTTAGTGTCCAGCCTCGAGTTCGAGCGACGGCTCATCTCCCTTTTGGCGAGCACCGCGCAAGGCGCCGCAGGACCGACGGCCTTTTTCGCCGCGCGCGAATGGGACGGTGCGGGTCCCTATCTGATGGAGGATGAAGAGGCTGATGCTGTTGGACCGGGCGGCGATATCGGAAGCGAGGGCCGCGTTGCCGCCATTATTCGCGGACTGTGCAGGACTCATTCCAGCCAGCTCCTTAACCATCCTAGCATCCGACAAATGCTTGACGTCAAATGCCGCCTCATTGTTCTCGTCGATGACTTTGTCGGATCCGGTCAGCGAATTGCCGAATTTCACGCGGCGCTGTGGGCTAACCGGACGATCCGGTCGTGGCACTCTTTTGGGTGGATCAAATTCGCGCTCGTGGCCTACTCCGCCACCGACCGCGGCCGCGCGCGCGTCAGCAGACTGCTCGATCTTGAGCCTCAGCTCGTTCGAGGATGCCCAACGTTCCAGGAACTGCCGGTTACTCGGCCGGAGCGGGCTGCGCTGATGGCGGCCTTGAAGCGTTACGCCAAACGTACCGACAGCCCCGGCATCCCTTTACGTTACGATAACACTGGCTCGGTCCTGGTCTTCGAGCACGGTTGTGCCGATAATGTCCCGCCCGTCTTCTGGGCCAAAGCTGGTAGCGGCAAGATCTGGAAGCCACTCTTCCCCAAGCGGTCCGTTTTGCCAGGAGCCGCTTCGGCATTCCCGGCTGAGTTCGGGGTCCCGTCGGCTTCCGCAGTCCTTCAGGGGGCTGGACAAGGCCGACTCGCAACGTCCGGTGCCCTATCGCGCAGAGGGGCAATCGGCGAGACGATCCTGGTACTGCTCGGTCTCGTTGCCAAGCGCGTGCGCAAGCGCTCGGCGCTTGCCCATGCCACTGGCCTTACCATCGAAGAATGCACCAAGATCATCGAGCGCTGTATTTCCTGGAGGCTCTTGACGCCTGCTTTGCGCATTACGGACCGCGGCCACGCCGAGCTCGACTACGCGCGCCGAAAGCGCTCAGGCGCCGCCACCCTTCCCACACTCGGCTCCGATGAGTATTATCCCAAACAGTTGAGAGGATCGGGGCATGGTTAGTGCGTGCCTGACGCAGGTCAGGCACCTAGGCAGTTGTAAGCTGTAACTGCTGGGGCTCGGACTACCGCAGCCCTGTGAGCAAGCTGACGCTAGGCAGTCGATTAAAGGGAAAGCCTGTTTCCCATCGTGCGCCTCGCGTCGGCTCTCCCTTTATTCACCTACGGTGAAGTCAAAGTAACTATGTCTTGGTCTTCTCAACACTACATCACTAAAGGCCTAGCCAGCGGCCGCGACCGCGAGCTGCTTGAGACGGCCGCTAAGGAAATAGAACGAGCGGTTTACAGCAATCCGACCCCCCTGCCGGCCGTGATTACCCTCAATCATTTGGCTCGGCGCTGCGGCGTAAGTTATAATTCGCTCCGGGCCATCGTCGCACGCAATGGCAAGCAATATTCTTATTTCCGTATTCGCAAACGATCTGGCGGCCATCGCCTCATCAGCGTGCCGGAAGCAGAATTGCTGCGAGTCCAAAAATGGATCCACACCTATATTCTGAGTCAAGCAAAGGCGCACGAGGCCTGCTTCTCCTTTCTCCGCAAAAAGTCCATTCGCGACTGCGCCGCCGTGCATCGTGGCGCGACGTGGGTGATTAAAATCGACATATCGGCGTTCTTCGGCTCGATCAGCGAACGGGACGCCTTCGACATTTTCAAAGGCTTTGGCTACAATCCTCTGGTCGCGTTCGAAATGGCTAGGATAGTCACCGACGCTCCTCTCTACAGCAAACGCTACCAAGCCGTGCCATGGAAGCGCGATCCCGGCGAGTACGAGATAGCCCAGTACCGAAGCGCCAAGGTCGGATACCTCCCGCAGGGAGCGCCAACGAGCCCGTTGTTGTCAAACCTGTTCATGATCAACATTGACCAACAGCTTCAGGCGTTGGCCGAGCACCGCAAGTTACGCTACAGCCGCTATAGCGACGACATGACGTTCTCGACGAGAGGCGACTTCAGCCGAGAGCGTGCCAAGGAACTAATTCACGCGGTCGCGGCAATTATCCGCGTCAAGGGGCTACGCATTAATACCGCCAAGACCCGCATCATCCCGCCTGACGGCCGCAAGGTGGTGTTAGGGCTACTCGTCGACGGGACCGCGCCAAGATTGTCTCGAAAACTTCGAGACAATCTGCGGATGCATATCTTCCACATGCGGAAGTAGGGCGTTCAGTATCATGCCGACATCCGAGGCTTTGACTCGCTTTCAGGCCTCTATAGACACGTCAAAGGGTTGCTCGACTACGCGAAGTCGATAGATCAGCCCTATTGGCAAAAAATGTCAGCTGAATTTGCCAAGGTTACTTGGCCCAGCCAGTGGCTCGAGCCTTGAGTATCGCAGTTATGCCGTCCGATGCGTTAGCTTGTAATCGGGCGCTGGCAATCCCAATGGCGTGTATAGATAGCTGACCACCAGCGACGGCACCCCTCGGCTTGCAATCTCTATCAGGCGTCCGTGCTCAGGATTGTCCAGTAAGTCCTCTGTTACGTGAGCAATCCCCTTGTTCGTGATCCGGAAGACAGCCAGCAGCGCTTTTTCAGCCTCCTCTTTACCTCCTTCATAGCGAGCAAGTGCGGCCTCAGGGCGGACCATCGAGAGTGCACCGCTCGCATTTGAGAAATTCTCAATTCCAACGTCGGTGGGTCGACGTCGGTCAACGTTGACGATGTGGCCACAGCGATGCGCGCTCAGGCCGAGAAACTCCAGCAGCGCGCGACAATGAACTAAGCCAGCTTCGATAGCAGGGTTGGTAAAAGCAAACAGATTGCCTTCGATGCGCAATTTGCCGTCGATATAGATCTGAATTGCCTTTGGCTTGTCCGCGTCCGCTCCCAGGCTAGTTGCCAAGTTGAGCGCGCTGACCGCGTACATCCTATAGGGGATGATTTCTTGCAGCATCCTGTCGAGATTCATTTCTTCTCCTTCTATCGCACACCCGGCCAGATTCGCTCTCCTTGGCCACGCGCGCTAAGGTCATCGAAAGCGTCAGGACCAACATGCAGATTTCTCGGTCTGAACTCTATGAACTCGTTTGGAAGGCGCCGCTCAAGAAGACCGCGCGCCAATTCGGCATATCAGCAACCTCGTTGGCCGCGATCTGTAGGGCACACAACATTCCATATCCAGGATCTCAGTACTGGACGATGAAGTCGATGGGGCGTCCTGTCGAGGTTCAGCCGCTGCCGCGGGAGGGGCGAATACCGCACTATCGCATTACGTTGGCCGGCAAGGCAGAATGGCTGGGACGTACCTAGCGACTGCTCAGAGCAGGTGTATCTGTCATCAGTTGCGTCAAACCAGCGTTCGCAGAAAACGCCAAATGTGTCCGGCTTTGATGATATGGAATTGATCTTTACCCCCGGTCACTACGAGCCCCGCAAAGTAAGCACGAAACTCTCCAGCGACGGCCTGGACGACAAATGCCGATCCGCCGCTCATGCCATTTGGGTCGAAGTCTAACGGCTCTTCTGCACGTAGACAGAGGAGCGCTGGGTCATAGGAAGCCGGCTCAGGCCGGCACACCACGATTCGCTTCACTTTGCCAATGTGGTTCTTTTCTTCAAGTTCGTATCGCTGCTTGCCAGATGGGAAGCCCGCAACGACTGCGAATACAATATCTGTGGCGGGGCAATCTGGAGGGACCTCCCGCAACGCAAAGAATCTCTCCTTCAATTCCTGACGGGCCTCGCATGGCTCAGTGAAGTCGAAAGCGGCCAGATCGAGATAGTACGGATTGCTGTCGTCGTTGAAGTGACGCACTCCGGCGGAGGTAATGAGCATCTTTCCGTCGCGTCCTAACAGTGACACGTTCTCCGGTTGACATCCTCGTAATTGGTGATTGGTGCAAAGCACAAAGTACCGCTCTGCGAACTTAATGGGGACGGTCGATCCT comes from Bradyrhizobium sp. CCGE-LA001 and encodes:
- a CDS encoding reverse transcriptase family protein, whose product is MRLASALPLFTYGEVKVTMSWSSQHYITKGLASGRDRELLETAAKEIERAVYSNPTPLPAVITLNHLARRCGVSYNSLRAIVARNGKQYSYFRIRKRSGGHRLISVPEAELLRVQKWIHTYILSQAKAHEACFSFLRKKSIRDCAAVHRGATWVIKIDISAFFGSISERDAFDIFKGFGYNPLVAFEMARIVTDAPLYSKRYQAVPWKRDPGEYEIAQYRSAKVGYLPQGAPTSPLLSNLFMINIDQQLQALAEHRKLRYSRYSDDMTFSTRGDFSRERAKELIHAVAAIIRVKGLRINTAKTRIIPPDGRKVVLGLLVDGTAPRLSRKLRDNLRMHIFHMRK
- a CDS encoding phosphoribosyltransferase-like protein, producing the protein MTRSLALRLPDTADGQAWINQFDALDRELARQLLESLVLVSSLEFERRLISLLASTAQGAAGPTAFFAAREWDGAGPYLMEDEEADAVGPGGDIGSEGRVAAIIRGLCRTHSSQLLNHPSIRQMLDVKCRLIVLVDDFVGSGQRIAEFHAALWANRTIRSWHSFGWIKFALVAYSATDRGRARVSRLLDLEPQLVRGCPTFQELPVTRPERAALMAALKRYAKRTDSPGIPLRYDNTGSVLVFEHGCADNVPPVFWAKAGSGKIWKPLFPKRSVLPGAASAFPAEFGVPSASAVLQGAGQGRLATSGALSRRGAIGETILVLLGLVAKRVRKRSALAHATGLTIEECTKIIERCISWRLLTPALRITDRGHAELDYARRKRSGAATLPTLGSDEYYPKQLRGSGHG